A window from Gemmatimonadaceae bacterium encodes these proteins:
- the argC gene encoding N-acetyl-gamma-glutamyl-phosphate reductase: MPVGVLGASGYAGRELCALILDHPELELGFATANDQRGATARIGRHAINFIATDDAPLGDAALVFSALPHGASKDWVARAREAGARAVDLSADLRPGNGCEGIPYGLTELMREQVRNAPLVSNPGCYPTAILTALAPLIQQNLIADDSTVVVDAASGVTGAGNSLKRELLFGEVSEDYRAYGFANGLGNVHRHLNEMRAMTSALGSPADLVFTPHLLPVARGILATITVTLRAPLTGHVLDPWRDAYDAEPFIEVTAEPPALRDVIHRNVVRMSAIPLAGTRRPTLLVLSAIDNLMKGAAGQAMQNANLMLGLNEGAGLPA, encoded by the coding sequence ATGCCTGTCGGAGTTCTCGGAGCGAGCGGCTATGCCGGCCGCGAGCTCTGTGCACTCATTCTCGACCACCCGGAGCTCGAGCTCGGCTTCGCGACCGCGAATGATCAGCGCGGGGCGACGGCGCGCATTGGTCGGCACGCGATCAACTTCATCGCGACCGATGATGCGCCGCTCGGCGACGCCGCGCTCGTTTTCAGCGCGCTCCCACACGGCGCCTCGAAAGACTGGGTTGCCCGAGCTCGGGAGGCGGGCGCGCGCGCCGTCGACCTCTCTGCAGATCTTCGACCAGGAAATGGCTGCGAGGGCATTCCGTACGGCCTTACGGAACTGATGCGCGAGCAGGTGCGCAATGCGCCACTCGTCAGCAATCCCGGGTGTTATCCGACCGCGATCCTCACCGCGCTCGCACCACTAATTCAGCAAAATCTCATTGCCGATGATTCCACGGTCGTCGTCGATGCTGCAAGCGGCGTCACCGGCGCTGGCAATTCCCTCAAGCGCGAACTGCTCTTTGGCGAAGTGTCCGAGGACTACCGTGCCTACGGTTTTGCGAATGGCCTCGGCAACGTGCATCGGCACTTGAACGAGATGCGGGCGATGACGAGTGCGTTGGGATCCCCCGCGGATCTCGTATTCACGCCGCACTTGCTGCCCGTCGCACGGGGGATTCTCGCAACCATTACTGTGACGCTGCGAGCGCCCCTCACTGGACACGTGCTCGATCCCTGGCGCGACGCGTACGACGCCGAGCCGTTCATCGAAGTCACGGCCGAACCGCCGGCATTGCGCGACGTCATTCATCGCAACGTTGTTCGGATGTCGGCGATACCGCTCGCGGGCACGCGACGGCCGACGCTCCTCGTGCTGTCCGCGATCGACAATCTGATGAAGGGTGCAGCGGGACAGGCGATGCAAAACGCGAACCTCATGCTTGGTCTGAACGAAGGCGCCGGGCTCCCCGCATGA